Below is a genomic region from Isosphaeraceae bacterium EP7.
GCAGCACGTTGGTGGCGCGGTGAGCACTCAGGTTGTCGAGGATGGCGTAGACCCGTTCGACGTCCGGTGGGACCCACGCCTCGACCTGGCCGAGAAACTCGACTAGCCCGGTTTTCCTTTGAGCGTGTCGGTTGACGCCTCTACCCCGCTCCGGTATCCGCAGTGGCCGAACCAGCCGCGGAGGTCGCCCGGCTCGACGGCCCTCAGGCCGTCGCCCATCGCACCGATCCGCGCCTCGACCGTCCGCGCCTTGGCCGACCTCAGGTGCGGCTTCAGCTTGGAGAACATCGACTCGATCGGGTTGAGGTCCGGACTGTACGGCGGCAGGTACCGCACCTCGGCCCCGGCCGCCGCGATCAACCGGCCGACCTCGGCCGTCTTGTGGCACGGCAAGTTGTCGATGATCACGACGTCGCCCGGACGGAGCGTCGGGGCCAGGCACCGGCCGATGTCGGCCTCGAAGCAGGCGGCGTTGGTCGCCCCGTCGAAGGCCAGGCAGGCCGCCGCCGGCACGCCGTCGAGGCGAACCGCGGCGGTCAGCGTCGTGACCTTCCAGTGGCCGTGCGGCACCGGGCCGTCGACGCGGACCCCGCTGGGGGCCCGGCCGTGGGTACGGTCCATCGCCGTGCTGGCGCCGCTCTCGTCGAGGAAGACCAGCCGCCCCGGGTCGACCGCGGCGAACTCCTCGCGCCAGGCCTGCCGGTGCGCCTTCAACTCGGGGCGATCCCGCTCGGCCGCCCGCCGCGACTTTTTTGGCGCGTGATGCCCAGTCGCCTCGGCGCCCGGTGCACGGCCGACGGGCAGCAGCCCACGCCGGCGGCCTCGGCCAACGGCGCGAGCGTGGCGTCGTCGTCGGCCCGGACCGCCTCGCGGAGTCGCCCCGCGGCCTCGCCGTCGAAGGCCGGGGCCCGCCCGCCGCCGTGCGGCCGGGGGGCGATCGAGCCGGTGTCGCGCCGCTGCCGCACCAGCTTGCCGATCCAGGTGACGCTGACGGAGAACCGCGCGGCGACCTGCTCGCGGGTGCCGTCGCGCCCATCGCAGGCGGCGAGGACCCGCGCGCGCAGGTCGGTCGAATACGCCTTCATCCCCGTGCCCTCCATCCAGGAAGGGATAGCAAGGGACAACCGGCTCAGTCAAAGAGAAACCGCTCTAGTTGCGGGTCGAGCGGCTGTCGTAGGGGCGGGTGAAGGCTTCGCCGGTGGCGGGGCGGAAAGCGCCGAAGATGTAACCCTTGCCGCGGCGGCCGTAGTCGGCCTCCTGCCGGGCGCGTCCGGCGGGCTGGCGGCTGCCCTCGGGTGTCGTCGCGGGCTTGGTTCGCAGGAGGTTCCGACCCGGGAAGCTTTTGGCGCTCTCGGGCCCATCTCGTCGAGGCTGGCGACCGCCGAATCCGCCGGAGGCTCGCTGTAGAGTCGGTCGATGGCCCCCTTGTATGTTTCCCCTGCCGCTTCCCGAGCGGCCATAGCATGGAGATGGGGGTGGTAGGCCGTCGCCCCTTTGGCCCGCCCGGTGAGGCCGTAAAAAAGCGCGGGGCGCCGGCCCCATCGCCTCCCCGACCTCATCCCGAACAGTCGCCTGGCCCGCGAGGCCGCATCGGCAAGGACGGGACACGCCGGGACAACCCCATCGAGTCGCATCCCATGGATACCAACGCCCCGGTCTACGCCCTACGCCGGCATCGACGTCTCCAAGTCCTATCTCGACACCGCCACCCGGCCCGGATCGAAGCCCGACCGCGACCCCAACGACCCGGCCGGCATCGCCGCGGTGGTCGCCCGCCTCTTGCCCCCGGCCCCGGCCCTGGTCGTCGTCGAGGCCACCGGCGGCCTGGAGCTGCCTCTGGTCGCCGCCCTGCAGGTCGCCGGCATCCCGGTCGCCGCGATCAACCCGCGGCAGGCCCGCGACTTCGCCAAGGCCTCCGGCCGCCTGGCCAAGACCGACCGGATCGACGCCCAGGCCCTGGCCCACTTCGCCGAGGCGATCCGCCCCGAGGCCAGGCCGCTCCCCTCGGCCGAGGTCCGGGCCCTGGACGCCCTGCTGTCGCGCCGCCAGCAGCTGCTGGGCATGAGGCTGATGGAGTCCAACCGCCTGGGCTCCTGCCCCGACCCGACGGTGAGGGCCGGCCTGGAGCGGCACATCGCCTGGCTGGGAGCCGAGGCCGCCGACGCCGACCGCCTGCTGGCCGAGGCGGTCAAGGCGAGCCCGGCGTGGAAGGAACGCGACGAGCTGCTGCGGAGCATCCCCGGGCTGGGCCCGGTCACCAGCCTGACGCTACTGGCCGCCCTGCCGGAGCGGGGGACACTTGACGGCGGCAAGCTGTCGGCCCTGGTCGGGCTGGCGCCGTTCGCCGACGACAGCGGCACGCGCCACGGCAGCCGGCACGTCCGCGGCGGCCGGGCGGTGGTCCGCCGGGTGCTCTACCTGGCGGCCCTGTCGGCGGTGCGATACAACCCCGCGATGAAGGCCTTCAAGGAACGCCTGGGGGCGCGGGGGAAGAAGGCGAAGGTGATCCTGACGGCGGTTGCCCGCAAGCTGCTGGTGATCGCCAATGCGGTGGTCCGGACCGGTCGCCCCTGGGAGCCGGAGATGGCCCTGGCCCGATGAAGGTCAGTTCACGATCTCGCGATCAAAACGGGCCTTCGGGACTTGACGCGGAACACAGTCGCTTTTTTCGGCGAATTCGGGGTCCACCCGCTCGCCGAACCAGGTCTCCTGCTTGCGCCATCGCAGCCCCTCGGCCGCGAGGAGTTCATCGATCCGACTCCGGTTGATCGGGATGCCCTTCCGCTCGTCGAGGTAGACTTCCAAGCGGTCGAGCGTCCAGCAGCCGAAGTGCAGGTCCAGCCCCTGCGGGTCGGAGAGTGCCGCCGCCACGACCTCGGCAATCTGATCGGAGGTGTGGGTCGGTGGCCGCCCCGTGCGGGGCAGATCGCCGAGGCCCTCGAGCCCTCGGTCGTTGAAGCGATGCAGCCAGAGGTAGTTCTGATTGCGACTGAGGCCAACCTGCTCCGCGATTCGGCCGGGGTGTTCTCCGGCGGCCAGACCCTCGATGACCTGAGCCCGCTGGGCCAGGCGGGCCTCGTCGGTGCGGGATCGCGCGAGCCGGTGGATTTCCCCGAGTTCCTCGTCGGTCAAATCACGCAACTGAGCCTTGGCAGTCATGAGGAATCTCCTGCGGAGTTCACCCCATTCTCTGTCGGGACACTTGCCGGATGAACCACTTAGGTCGTGGGCGATTGTGCCATGCGGGGATTGCATCCCCTAATGGGAATATTTCAAGCCCGCTCTCGGGAAGCGAGGAGCGCCGACAGAACAGGCGAATTGAGGTCGGCCGCCTTACTGTCAGCCCGTTCAAATCCTGACCAGCTCAGCCGCGAGATCGGCCGTGTTCGGGTCGATGCGGTGATCCGCAAGGACGAGGCTCTGCGTTACTCGTCAAGATGCGGTTGGTCGGGACGACCGGTCTTTCACCAATTGGCGCGACGCGGCGACGATGCATTCCATAATTGCCAGGCTTTGATGAACACCTGATCGACGCGGATCGAATGGTTTGAACTCGGAGTCGCACCCACCGGAAGGTAGAGTGTTCTTTCTTCTCTTCGGGCCAGCACTTGCTCGACTAGGACTGCTCGGAGCAGCCACACGGCTTCCTCCTCATCCGCCGTCTCGACCCCGACCCAGCCAATATAGCGGCGTGGCGACACCTGCAACCTTGCCGCGCGTAATCCGTGCTCCACCTCACGCACCGCCTCTTCGTACTCGGACGGGGTCGCGGACGCCTCAGTCGGGGTCGCCGGCTCTCGGCCCCCCTCTCCGGCCAGGGATTGCTGGGCGTCGGTCAGGTGGCCATCCCAATAGTGGTAGGCCTTGGCCAGCGCCACAACCACGTTCTTAATCTCCTTCTCGACCCGGAACGCTGGGCCTGCCGGGAGTTGAAGGACGGAATGTCGGCGTCGAGCAGACACGTTCTCGGCGGTGACGGCGAATTGGAGCCAGGCGGCCTCTTCCAGGGACTGGCAGAGCACACCGACCCAGCCCGGGGCATAACCGGTGACCACCGGCATCCCGGTCGTCAACCCAATGGCGCGATCGATCTCCGAGACTACATCCTTGTGGCGCCCCGGCTCGGCCAGTACTTCAACCTCGGACACCGGCTCCAGGAGCTTGCCCCGGTGAGGCGGCCCACCGGCCAGGGCCAGGTCGCAAAACGTTGACCAAATCTGGTCCCAGGCGACCCTCCCGTCCGGGCTGTAGATGAGCCCGGCCGAGCCCATCGAGGTCGGGGACACCGAGCCGTAGCAGTGCAGATACCGCGGTGGCAGCAGGGCATTGACCTTCGAATCGAGCGACGCCAGTTCCGTCGCCACGTTCCGAGATGGCATCGAACTCATAAATCAAATTCCACTCATTGTTTCGATCGAAGGTGATCGCGAGGATCAGCCCCTCGACAGAAATATGCTCACGGAGAAGCATCAGAGGACCTTACGCCGATTGGCCGGGGTCCAAGTCGGCGGTGAGGCCCTTCAGCGACCTTATACCATAGCAAAGAA
It encodes:
- a CDS encoding IS630 family transposase, with protein sequence MKAHRQAWREEFAAVDPGRLVFLDESGASTAMDRTHGRAPSGVRVDGPVPHGHWKVTTLTAAVRLDGVPAAACLAFDGATNAACFEADIGRCLAPTLRPGDVVIIDNLPCHKTAEVGRLIAAAGAEVRYLPPYSPDLNPIESMFSKLKPHLRSAKARTVEARIGAMGDGLRAVEPGDLRGWFGHCGYRSGVEASTDTLKGKPG
- a CDS encoding IS110 family transposase produces the protein MDVSKSYLDTATRPGSKPDRDPNDPAGIAAVVARLLPPAPALVVVEATGGLELPLVAALQVAGIPVAAINPRQARDFAKASGRLAKTDRIDAQALAHFAEAIRPEARPLPSAEVRALDALLSRRQQLLGMRLMESNRLGSCPDPTVRAGLERHIAWLGAEAADADRLLAEAVKASPAWKERDELLRSIPGLGPVTSLTLLAALPERGTLDGGKLSALVGLAPFADDSGTRHGSRHVRGGRAVVRRVLYLAALSAVRYNPAMKAFKERLGARGKKAKVILTAVARKLLVIANAVVRTGRPWEPEMALAR
- a CDS encoding helix-turn-helix domain-containing protein produces the protein MTAKAQLRDLTDEELGEIHRLARSRTDEARLAQRAQVIEGLAAGEHPGRIAEQVGLSRNQNYLWLHRFNDRGLEGLGDLPRTGRPPTHTSDQIAEVVAAALSDPQGLDLHFGCWTLDRLEVYLDERKGIPINRSRIDELLAAEGLRWRKQETWFGERVDPEFAEKSDCVPRQVPKARFDREIVN